In Nocardioides dokdonensis FR1436, the following are encoded in one genomic region:
- a CDS encoding M13 family metallopeptidase: MSILDDARPGMDPDTRPQDDLFGHVNGRWLAETEIPSDRSSWGPFVQLADAAEAQVRDIITDLAGLATAPDRSAPDEDARKIGDLFASFMDTEAIAAKGLEPVQPLLDAAANLRDVRDLAAFLGEFERIGGHGLFGSYVDTDDKDSDRYLFHLVQGGLGLPDESYYREDKHAETREKYVAYLTRLLGLGGHGDPEAAARTILDIDTRLAKGHWERAETRDVQKTYNLRTLAELQEMCPGFDFDVYIKNLTASTRTAADVLGEACVRQPSYFEHLSTVLQEVPVEQWRDWLLSHVLRATAAYLTDDLVETNFDFYGRTLNGTPELRARWKRGVALVEGALGEAVGRVYVERHFPPRSKQMMDDLVANLLAAYRVSISRLDWMTEETKKRAYEKLATFRPKIGYPETFRDYSALQVTQDDLMGNVAAASAFETDRQVAKIGAPVDRDEWFMLPQTVNAYYNPGTNEICFPAGILQAPFFSPDAHPAENYGGIGAVIGHEIGHGFDDQGAQYDGQGNLNDWWTADDKAAFEVKSKTLIEQYDAFEPRALPGESVNGALTVGENIGDLGGLTIAHHAYLISTDGQASVEDRRTLFTNWAYVWRTKRRKEQEAQYLTIDPHSPPEFRANIVRNLDEFHEVFETQEGDGLWLDPSERVRIW; the protein is encoded by the coding sequence GTGAGCATCCTTGACGACGCCCGCCCGGGCATGGACCCCGACACCCGCCCCCAGGACGACCTGTTCGGCCACGTGAACGGGCGCTGGCTGGCGGAGACCGAGATCCCGTCCGACCGCTCGAGCTGGGGCCCCTTCGTGCAGCTCGCCGACGCGGCGGAGGCACAGGTCCGCGACATCATCACCGACCTGGCGGGGCTGGCGACCGCGCCCGACCGGTCGGCTCCCGACGAGGACGCCCGCAAGATCGGCGACCTCTTCGCCTCCTTCATGGACACCGAGGCGATCGCCGCGAAGGGCCTGGAGCCGGTGCAGCCGCTGCTCGACGCGGCCGCCAACCTGCGCGACGTGCGCGACCTGGCGGCGTTCCTCGGCGAGTTCGAGCGCATCGGCGGGCACGGGCTGTTCGGCTCCTATGTCGACACCGACGACAAGGACTCCGACCGCTACCTCTTCCACCTGGTCCAGGGCGGGCTCGGGCTGCCCGACGAGTCCTACTACCGCGAGGACAAGCACGCCGAGACCCGCGAGAAGTACGTCGCCTACCTGACCCGGCTGCTGGGCCTCGGCGGCCACGGCGACCCCGAGGCCGCGGCCCGCACCATCCTCGACATCGACACCCGGCTGGCCAAGGGCCACTGGGAGCGGGCCGAGACCCGCGACGTGCAGAAGACCTACAACCTGCGCACCCTGGCCGAGCTGCAGGAGATGTGCCCGGGCTTCGACTTCGACGTCTACATCAAGAACCTCACCGCCTCCACCCGCACCGCGGCCGACGTGCTGGGTGAGGCCTGCGTGCGCCAGCCGTCGTACTTCGAGCACCTCTCGACGGTGCTGCAGGAGGTGCCGGTCGAGCAGTGGCGCGACTGGCTGCTCAGCCACGTGCTGCGCGCCACCGCGGCGTACCTCACCGACGACCTCGTCGAGACCAACTTCGACTTCTACGGCCGCACCCTCAACGGCACCCCCGAGCTGCGAGCGCGCTGGAAGCGCGGCGTCGCGCTGGTCGAGGGTGCGCTGGGCGAGGCGGTCGGGCGGGTGTACGTCGAGCGGCACTTCCCGCCGCGCTCGAAGCAGATGATGGACGACCTGGTCGCCAACCTGCTCGCGGCCTACCGGGTCTCGATCTCGCGCCTGGACTGGATGACCGAGGAGACCAAGAAGCGCGCCTACGAGAAGCTCGCGACCTTCCGTCCCAAGATCGGCTACCCCGAGACGTTCCGGGACTACTCGGCGCTCCAGGTCACCCAGGACGACCTGATGGGCAACGTCGCCGCGGCCTCCGCCTTCGAGACCGACCGCCAGGTCGCCAAGATCGGCGCCCCGGTCGACCGTGACGAGTGGTTCATGCTGCCGCAGACGGTCAACGCCTACTACAACCCCGGCACCAACGAGATCTGCTTCCCGGCCGGCATCCTGCAGGCCCCGTTCTTCAGTCCCGACGCGCACCCGGCCGAGAACTACGGCGGCATCGGCGCGGTCATCGGCCACGAGATCGGCCACGGCTTCGACGACCAGGGCGCGCAGTACGACGGCCAGGGCAACCTCAACGACTGGTGGACCGCCGACGACAAGGCCGCCTTCGAGGTGAAGAGCAAGACCCTCATCGAGCAGTACGACGCCTTCGAGCCGCGCGCCCTGCCCGGGGAGAGCGTCAACGGCGCCCTGACCGTCGGCGAGAACATCGGCGACCTCGGCGGACTGACCATCGCCCACCACGCCTACCTGATCTCCACCGACGGGCAGGCCTCGGTCGAGGACCGGCGCACCCTGTTCACCAACTGGGCCTACGTGTGGCGCACCAAGCGCCGCAAGGAGCAGGAGGCGCAGTACCTCACCATCGACCCGCACTCGCCGCCGGAGTTCCGGGCCAACATCGTGCGCAACCTCGACGAGTTCCACGAGGTCTTCGAGACCCAGGAGGGCGACGGGCTGTGGCTCGACCCGAGCGAGCGGGTCCGCATCTGGTGA
- a CDS encoding inorganic diphosphatase: protein MSIDEDRDQLHRDGRCDVVVEIPRGSRNKYEASEDGEIWFDRRLGGPAGFPGDYGYVIGSDGEDGDALDALVLLEEATFPGVHMRCRVIGAFALQVGDIAETKLIVVPETDHHADHLQDLTDLPPAFLDELGAFFTAYRMLETVSVSVGERLDRAAALDVLVAGQG from the coding sequence ATGAGCATCGACGAGGACAGGGACCAGCTGCACCGGGACGGACGCTGCGACGTCGTGGTGGAGATCCCCCGAGGCAGCCGCAACAAGTACGAGGCGTCCGAGGACGGCGAGATCTGGTTCGACCGGCGGCTCGGCGGTCCGGCCGGCTTCCCCGGCGACTACGGCTACGTCATTGGCTCCGACGGCGAGGACGGCGACGCCCTCGACGCGCTGGTGCTCCTCGAGGAGGCCACCTTCCCCGGTGTCCACATGCGTTGCCGGGTGATCGGGGCGTTCGCCCTGCAGGTCGGCGACATCGCGGAGACCAAGCTCATCGTCGTCCCCGAGACCGACCACCACGCCGACCACCTGCAGGACCTCACGGACCTGCCGCCGGCGTTCCTCGACGAGCTCGGGGCCTTCTTCACCGCCTACCGGATGCTCGAGACGGTGTCCGTGTCGGTGGGTGAGCGCCTCGACCGGGCCGCCGCCCTGGACGTCCTGGTCGCCGGCCAGGGCTGA
- a CDS encoding excalibur calcium-binding domain-containing protein, which translates to MKTTTRAAAGALMALALLAAPVLVTSAQAHTTGIHDNCTNLNKKWKHGVGRANAVDKTSGKKVTNFYRNTKAYNEAINHNGTLDRDKDGIACEKA; encoded by the coding sequence ATGAAGACCACCACCCGGGCCGCCGCAGGCGCCCTCATGGCCCTCGCCCTCCTGGCCGCCCCCGTCCTGGTGACCAGCGCGCAGGCGCACACGACCGGGATCCACGACAACTGCACCAACCTCAACAAGAAGTGGAAGCACGGCGTGGGCCGCGCGAACGCCGTCGACAAGACGTCCGGCAAGAAGGTCACGAACTTCTACCGCAACACCAAGGCCTACAACGAGGCCATCAACCACAACGGCACCCTGGACCGCGACAAGGACGGCATCGCCTGCGAGAAGGCCTGA
- a CDS encoding LLM class flavin-dependent oxidoreductase encodes MRLGLTILTDLPWAEAAPRWRAAEEMGFDHAWTYDHLVWGGLPESPWTGALPTLAAVAATTSRIRLGTLVAAPNFRHPYPFLRDVQALEGIADGRVLLGLGVGGDRDAHVLGAEELSTGERVDRFQEFVTLLARLRDEDHVDADGRWFATRDARTLPPLRRTPFLVAANGPRSLRFSARVGDGWVTTGPAGATTMPDWYAGLARSRDTYEEALVAAGRDPAELPRYLLADTDKARWDVGGFALSSVGAFEETVGRAAELGFTDVVTHWPRPDQPYAGDEQVLEQVAADVLPRLRG; translated from the coding sequence ATGCGACTCGGGCTGACGATCCTGACCGACCTGCCGTGGGCGGAGGCCGCGCCGCGGTGGCGGGCGGCGGAGGAGATGGGCTTCGACCACGCCTGGACCTACGACCACCTGGTGTGGGGCGGGCTGCCGGAGAGCCCCTGGACCGGCGCGCTGCCGACGCTGGCGGCCGTCGCGGCCACCACCAGCCGGATCCGGCTCGGCACGCTGGTGGCGGCGCCGAACTTCCGTCACCCCTACCCGTTCCTGCGCGACGTCCAGGCGCTCGAGGGCATCGCCGACGGTCGGGTGCTGCTCGGGCTCGGCGTCGGGGGCGACCGCGACGCCCACGTGCTCGGGGCCGAGGAGCTGAGCACCGGGGAGCGGGTCGACCGGTTCCAGGAGTTCGTCACCCTGCTGGCGCGGCTGCGCGACGAGGACCACGTCGACGCCGACGGGCGCTGGTTCGCCACCCGCGACGCGCGGACCCTGCCGCCGCTGCGGCGTACGCCGTTCCTGGTCGCGGCCAACGGCCCCCGCTCGCTGCGCTTCTCGGCCCGCGTCGGCGACGGGTGGGTGACCACCGGCCCGGCGGGCGCCACCACGATGCCCGACTGGTACGCCGGCCTGGCCCGCTCGCGCGACACCTACGAGGAGGCGCTGGTCGCCGCCGGGCGCGACCCGGCGGAGCTGCCCCGCTACCTGCTGGCCGACACCGACAAGGCCCGCTGGGACGTCGGCGGGTTCGCGCTGTCCAGCGTGGGTGCCTTCGAGGAGACCGTGGGCCGGGCCGCCGAGCTCGGCTTCACCGACGTCGTCACCCACTGGCCCCGCCCCGACCAGCCCTACGCCGGCGACGAGCAGGTGCTGGAACAGGTGGCCGCCGACGTGCTGCCCCGGCTCAGGGGCTGA
- a CDS encoding flavin-containing monooxygenase, protein MSTSGDTHGYAVIGAGPMGLACVRNLARAGLPVTGIELHTDVGGLWDIENPHSTMYDSAHLISSRHMTEFAEHPMDDAGAAYPHHREVRDYLAGYADRFDLRRHYELGTRVVSARPHAHGWELVTEHDGAQRTRVFEGLLVASGTLHTPRVPGLPGEFTGTVLHSSQYRSPSAFTDQRVLVVGCGNSGADIAVDAVHHARSVDLSVRRGYHFLPKFVAGRPIDTLGGKLRLPRAVKQRVDAALIRALVGRPSDYGLPDPDYRLYESHPVVNSLVLHHLGHGDITARRDIAAIEGRRVTFGDGESAEYDVLLLATGYELDYPFLDRSDLAWPADADAPQLYLNVFHPERDDLFVMGMVEATGLGWEGRNQQALLVARYLAHRRAGTGATAALDRARRERSREREDGGYHYLPLARMAYYVDKQTYLDALSAHLEELPADPVGAGRVDAAQVSA, encoded by the coding sequence ATGAGCACGAGCGGGGACACGCACGGGTACGCCGTCATCGGCGCCGGGCCGATGGGACTGGCCTGCGTGCGCAACCTGGCCCGGGCCGGGCTGCCGGTCACCGGCATCGAGCTGCACACCGACGTGGGCGGGCTGTGGGACATCGAGAACCCGCACTCCACCATGTACGACAGCGCGCACCTGATCTCCTCGCGGCACATGACCGAGTTCGCCGAGCACCCCATGGACGACGCCGGCGCGGCGTACCCGCACCACCGCGAGGTGCGCGACTACCTCGCCGGGTACGCCGACCGCTTCGACCTGCGCCGCCACTACGAGCTCGGCACCCGGGTGGTCTCGGCGCGGCCGCACGCGCACGGCTGGGAGCTGGTCACCGAGCACGACGGTGCGCAGCGGACCCGGGTCTTCGAGGGCCTGCTCGTGGCCTCGGGCACCCTGCACACCCCGCGGGTGCCCGGGCTGCCGGGGGAGTTCACCGGGACCGTCCTGCACTCCTCGCAGTACCGCTCACCGTCGGCGTTCACCGACCAGCGGGTGCTCGTGGTGGGCTGCGGCAACTCCGGCGCCGACATCGCCGTCGACGCCGTGCACCACGCCCGCAGCGTCGACCTCAGCGTGCGCCGCGGCTACCACTTCCTGCCCAAGTTCGTCGCCGGGCGGCCCATCGACACCCTCGGTGGGAAGCTGCGGCTGCCGCGGGCGGTCAAGCAGCGCGTCGACGCCGCGCTGATCCGCGCCCTGGTCGGCAGGCCCAGCGACTACGGCCTGCCCGACCCCGACTACCGGCTCTACGAGTCGCACCCGGTGGTGAACTCGCTGGTGCTGCACCACCTCGGGCACGGCGACATCACCGCCCGGCGCGACATCGCGGCGATCGAGGGCCGGCGGGTCACCTTCGGCGACGGCGAGAGCGCGGAGTACGACGTGCTGCTGCTGGCCACCGGCTACGAGCTGGACTACCCCTTCCTCGACCGCTCCGACCTGGCCTGGCCCGCCGACGCCGACGCGCCGCAGCTCTATCTCAACGTCTTCCACCCCGAGCGCGATGACCTGTTCGTGATGGGCATGGTCGAGGCGACCGGACTGGGCTGGGAGGGGCGCAACCAGCAGGCGCTGCTGGTCGCGCGCTACCTGGCCCACCGCCGCGCGGGCACCGGTGCCACCGCGGCGCTCGACCGGGCGCGGCGCGAACGTTCCCGCGAGCGGGAGGACGGCGGCTACCACTACCTGCCGCTGGCCCGGATGGCCTACTACGTCGACAAGCAGACCTACCTCGACGCGCTCTCGGCGCACCTCGAGGAGCTGCCGGCCGACCCGGTCGGAGCCGGCCGGGTAGACGCCGCGCAGGTGTCGGCATGA
- a CDS encoding RecQ family ATP-dependent DNA helicase — MTSPAATPAATPAPTVDRAQARASAEAHLRALVGRDDAVLREDQWSAIEALAVDRRRALVVQRTGWGKSAVYFVATLLLRERGAGPTVIVSPLLALMRNQIQAAERAGIRAVTINSTNIGDWEPIHRSIQAGEVDVLLVSPERLNNPGFRDEVLPRLAATCGLLVVDEAHCISDWGHDFRPDYRRIRTLLDDLTEGIPVLATTATANQRVTEDVQQQLGTDVLVLRGSLDRESLRLGVVHLKTADQRLAWLADHLAEQPGSGIVYCLTVAATQEVADYLRSRGHDVAAYSGQTETTERQALEGDLASGKVKALVATSALGMGFDASLGFVVNLGAPSSPVAYYQQVGRAGRGLDARSESATVVLLPAIEDRDIWAYFASLAFPREEQVRETLAVLAEEGRAMSTPALETRVELTRTRLETMLKVLDVDGAVRRVRGGWESTGQAWTYDEARYRRVSEARQREQDAMLEYLRTDQCRMLFLRAQLDDPEAQACGRCDNCGGLSLSSEISAAAIEEAQARLARPGVPVAPRKMWPTGMDRLGIELKGKISDGGAEEGRAVARLTDLGYGQALREIFRERPEGPVDAPVPVPLVQAVIEVLNDWRPPVDAIVSVQSVRRGELVDSLADGLSRYLGVPLLGLWAVVDPNVVPGQGSMNSAQRVAAVGRRFDLQADPGALEGRSVLLVDDLVDTGWTLTMAARAIRRAGATAVRPLVLGVSG; from the coding sequence ATGACGTCCCCCGCAGCGACCCCTGCAGCGACCCCCGCCCCCACCGTCGACCGCGCCCAGGCACGCGCGTCGGCCGAGGCACACCTGCGGGCCCTGGTCGGGCGCGACGACGCGGTGCTGCGCGAGGACCAGTGGTCGGCCATCGAGGCGCTCGCCGTCGACCGGCGCCGGGCCCTGGTCGTGCAGCGCACCGGCTGGGGCAAGTCGGCGGTGTACTTCGTGGCCACCCTGCTGCTGCGCGAGCGCGGGGCGGGGCCGACGGTGATCGTCAGCCCGCTGCTCGCGCTGATGCGCAACCAGATCCAGGCCGCCGAGCGCGCCGGCATCCGGGCGGTGACGATCAACTCCACCAACATCGGCGACTGGGAGCCGATCCACCGCTCCATCCAGGCCGGTGAGGTCGACGTGCTGCTGGTCAGCCCCGAGCGGCTGAACAACCCCGGCTTCCGCGACGAGGTGCTGCCCCGGCTCGCCGCGACCTGCGGGCTGCTGGTGGTCGACGAGGCGCACTGCATCTCCGACTGGGGCCACGACTTCCGCCCCGACTACCGACGCATCCGCACCCTGCTCGACGACCTCACCGAGGGCATCCCGGTCCTGGCGACGACCGCGACCGCCAACCAGCGCGTCACCGAGGACGTCCAGCAGCAGCTCGGCACCGACGTGCTGGTGCTGCGCGGGTCCTTGGACCGCGAGTCGTTGCGCCTGGGCGTGGTGCACCTCAAGACCGCCGACCAGCGCCTCGCGTGGCTGGCCGACCACCTCGCCGAGCAGCCCGGGTCGGGCATCGTCTACTGCCTCACCGTCGCCGCGACCCAGGAGGTCGCCGACTACCTGCGCAGCCGCGGTCACGACGTGGCGGCGTACTCCGGGCAGACCGAGACCACCGAGCGCCAGGCGCTCGAGGGCGACCTGGCCTCCGGCAAGGTCAAGGCCCTGGTCGCGACCTCGGCGCTCGGGATGGGCTTCGACGCCAGCCTCGGGTTCGTGGTCAACCTCGGGGCTCCGAGCTCCCCGGTGGCCTACTACCAGCAGGTCGGTCGTGCCGGGCGTGGCCTCGACGCGCGCAGCGAGTCCGCCACGGTGGTGCTCCTGCCGGCGATCGAGGACCGCGACATCTGGGCCTACTTCGCCTCCCTGGCCTTCCCACGCGAGGAGCAGGTGCGCGAGACGCTGGCGGTGCTCGCCGAGGAGGGCCGCGCGATGAGCACGCCCGCCCTGGAGACCCGTGTCGAGCTCACCCGCACCCGCCTCGAGACGATGCTCAAGGTGCTCGACGTCGACGGCGCCGTACGTCGCGTGCGCGGCGGCTGGGAGTCGACCGGGCAGGCGTGGACCTACGACGAGGCGCGCTACCGCCGGGTCAGCGAGGCCCGCCAGCGCGAGCAGGACGCGATGCTGGAGTACCTGCGCACCGACCAGTGCCGGATGCTCTTCCTGCGCGCCCAGCTCGACGACCCGGAGGCGCAGGCGTGCGGGCGCTGCGACAACTGTGGCGGGCTGAGCCTGTCGAGCGAGATCTCGGCCGCCGCCATCGAGGAGGCCCAGGCCCGCCTGGCCCGTCCCGGCGTCCCGGTGGCGCCGCGCAAGATGTGGCCGACCGGGATGGACCGGCTCGGCATCGAGCTCAAGGGCAAGATCTCCGACGGCGGCGCCGAGGAGGGTCGTGCCGTGGCCCGCCTGACCGACCTGGGCTACGGCCAGGCGCTGCGCGAGATCTTCCGCGAGCGGCCCGAGGGCCCTGTCGACGCGCCCGTCCCGGTGCCGCTGGTGCAGGCCGTGATCGAGGTGCTCAACGACTGGCGTCCGCCGGTCGACGCGATCGTCTCGGTGCAGTCGGTGCGCCGCGGCGAGCTGGTCGACAGCCTGGCCGACGGCCTCTCCCGCTACCTGGGCGTGCCGCTGCTGGGTCTGTGGGCGGTCGTCGACCCCAACGTCGTGCCGGGTCAGGGGTCGATGAACTCCGCCCAGCGCGTCGCCGCCGTCGGGCGCCGCTTCGACCTGCAGGCCGACCCCGGCGCGCTGGAGGGTCGTTCGGTGCTGCTCGTCGACGACCTGGTCGACACCGGCTGGACCCTCACCATGGCCGCCCGGGCGATCCGCCGGGCCGGCGCCACCGCGGTGCGCCCGCTGGTCCTGGGCGTCTCCGGCTGA
- a CDS encoding bile acid:sodium symporter family protein, with product MTEIALPDLTLLNILLGLMMFGVALTLRPADFVRIIKAPKAPAAGLVAQFVLLPAGTCLAAWLLPVSAEVALGMMLVAACPGGSFSNILTWLARGNVAVSVSMTAVSSLAATVLTPFNFALYGTLNPRTRDLMTDISLDRVDLLLLVLLVLALPMALGMTLGSRFPGFAARSEKPWRIGSMVVFLAFVAIAFGNNLDLFLDQIGTFFWVVVGHNALALLLGQGIARSLRMPVSDRRAVTLEVGIQNSGLGLVIAFTFFPELGGALLVAAFWGVWHLVSGLTLAQVWSRIPLPEDDPVRRAEAVAP from the coding sequence ATGACCGAGATCGCGCTGCCCGACCTGACCCTGCTCAACATCCTGCTCGGCCTGATGATGTTCGGCGTCGCGCTGACCCTGCGCCCCGCCGACTTCGTGCGCATCATCAAGGCGCCCAAGGCGCCCGCCGCCGGGCTGGTGGCGCAGTTCGTGCTGCTGCCCGCCGGCACCTGCCTGGCCGCCTGGCTGCTCCCGGTCAGCGCCGAGGTGGCGCTCGGGATGATGCTGGTCGCCGCCTGCCCCGGCGGCTCCTTCTCCAACATCCTGACCTGGCTGGCGCGCGGCAACGTCGCGGTGTCGGTGTCCATGACGGCCGTCTCGAGCCTGGCCGCGACCGTGCTGACCCCGTTCAACTTCGCGCTCTACGGCACCCTCAACCCGCGCACCCGCGACCTGATGACCGACATCTCGCTGGACCGGGTCGACCTGCTGCTGCTGGTGCTGCTCGTGCTCGCGCTGCCGATGGCGCTGGGGATGACGCTGGGCTCGCGCTTCCCGGGGTTCGCCGCGCGGAGCGAGAAGCCGTGGAGGATCGGTTCGATGGTGGTCTTCCTGGCCTTCGTCGCGATCGCCTTCGGCAACAACCTCGACCTGTTCCTCGACCAGATCGGCACCTTCTTCTGGGTCGTGGTCGGGCACAACGCGCTGGCGCTGCTGCTGGGCCAGGGGATCGCCCGCTCGCTGCGGATGCCGGTCAGCGACCGCCGCGCGGTCACCCTCGAGGTCGGCATCCAGAACTCCGGTCTCGGGCTGGTCATCGCGTTCACGTTCTTCCCCGAGCTCGGCGGCGCGCTGCTGGTCGCGGCCTTCTGGGGCGTGTGGCACCTGGTCTCCGGGCTCACCCTGGCGCAGGTCTGGTCGCGGATCCCGCTGCCCGAGGACGACCCGGTCCGCCGGGCGGAGGCGGTGGCGCCGTGA
- a CDS encoding SDR family oxidoreductase has translation MTRRIVVTGAAGYLGRQLAERLAASYAVVGLDVRDPAEVARESGQPGFELRQGDVRDPGLVQTLRDFGATHVVHLASVLVASRDRARDFDIDVNGTRNVVEACLGAGVDHLTVTSSGAAYGYHPDNPAWLDEHDPLRGNPEFAYSDHKRQVEELLAGYRASHPRLRQLVLRPGTVLGDTTDNQITGLFSGSRVVALRGSPSPFVLIWDQDVLAVLEKGVAEDRTGIYNLAGDGALTMAEIAERLGKPLLALPVPLVRAGLQVQRWRGRPVGPEQVAFLRYRPVLSNRRLKEELGYVPQRSTLEVLEGFARARGMALP, from the coding sequence GTGACCCGCCGGATCGTGGTGACCGGGGCGGCCGGCTACCTGGGCCGACAGCTCGCCGAGCGTCTCGCGGCGTCGTACGCCGTGGTGGGGCTGGACGTGCGCGACCCCGCCGAGGTGGCCCGGGAGTCCGGGCAGCCCGGCTTCGAGCTGCGCCAGGGCGACGTGCGGGACCCGGGGCTGGTCCAGACGCTGCGCGACTTCGGTGCCACCCACGTGGTGCACCTGGCGTCGGTGCTGGTCGCCTCGCGCGACCGGGCCCGCGACTTCGACATCGACGTCAACGGGACCCGCAACGTCGTCGAGGCCTGCCTGGGCGCCGGGGTCGACCACCTCACCGTCACCAGCTCGGGCGCGGCCTACGGCTACCACCCCGACAACCCGGCGTGGCTCGACGAGCACGACCCGCTGCGCGGCAACCCCGAGTTCGCCTACAGCGACCACAAGCGCCAGGTGGAGGAGCTGCTCGCCGGCTACCGCGCGTCGCACCCGCGACTGCGCCAGCTGGTGCTGCGCCCCGGGACGGTGCTGGGCGACACCACCGACAACCAGATCACCGGCCTGTTCAGCGGGTCGCGGGTGGTCGCGCTGCGCGGCAGCCCGTCGCCGTTCGTGCTGATCTGGGACCAGGACGTGCTCGCGGTGCTCGAGAAGGGTGTCGCGGAGGACCGCACCGGCATCTACAACCTCGCCGGTGACGGCGCACTGACGATGGCCGAGATCGCCGAACGGCTCGGGAAGCCGTTGCTGGCGCTGCCGGTGCCGCTGGTGCGCGCCGGGCTGCAGGTGCAGCGCTGGCGCGGGCGGCCGGTCGGGCCCGAGCAGGTCGCGTTCCTGCGCTACCGCCCGGTCCTGTCGAACCGACGGCTCAAGGAGGAGCTCGGCTACGTGCCGCAGCGCAGCACCCTCGAGGTGCTCGAGGGGTTCGCGCGGGCCCGCGGGATGGCGCTGCCGTGA
- a CDS encoding AraC family transcriptional regulator, whose protein sequence is MSLPAGRDVTAQYAHALLQAAQETGIALDEGLVARVQGAHRVPLAWQDELWEDYCIGAADPLAGLRLGLRMQVGHLDSAGMLLVTCATLGEALEELTAYAPVIGAGSFALRRDEDHADAQVHVDFEHDFAVRPLERVEAALTTLLHLARWATGGRIRASALEFAHAAPGPDPAHAAVLGVPVHFDAPRSALVLAADQLDLPLVQANEALRDHLRELADRTLAQLGDQDLAVRVRQVVIAHPDWSRDRVADHLGHSARHLNRLLAEEGLSFSAVRERTLEQLAVRALEQGERVGDVAVRLGYSDETAFTRAFRRWRGRTPGQERQRAQVGR, encoded by the coding sequence ATGAGCCTCCCGGCCGGCCGCGACGTCACCGCGCAGTACGCGCACGCGCTGCTGCAGGCCGCGCAGGAGACCGGGATCGCGCTCGACGAGGGCCTGGTCGCGCGGGTGCAGGGCGCCCACCGGGTGCCGTTGGCCTGGCAGGACGAGCTCTGGGAGGACTACTGCATCGGGGCCGCCGACCCGCTGGCCGGGCTGCGGCTGGGGCTGCGGATGCAGGTCGGCCACCTCGACAGCGCCGGGATGCTGCTGGTCACCTGCGCCACCCTGGGCGAGGCGCTCGAGGAGCTGACGGCGTACGCGCCGGTGATCGGGGCCGGGTCGTTCGCGCTGCGCCGCGACGAGGACCACGCGGACGCCCAGGTGCACGTCGACTTCGAGCACGACTTCGCCGTGCGCCCCCTGGAGCGGGTCGAGGCGGCGCTGACCACGCTGCTGCACCTGGCCCGGTGGGCCACCGGGGGTCGCATCCGCGCGTCCGCGCTGGAGTTCGCGCACGCCGCGCCCGGTCCCGATCCCGCCCACGCCGCCGTGCTCGGCGTACCCGTGCACTTCGATGCACCGCGCAGCGCCCTGGTCCTCGCCGCCGACCAGCTCGACCTCCCCCTGGTGCAGGCCAACGAGGCGCTGCGCGACCACCTGCGCGAGCTCGCCGACCGGACGCTGGCCCAGCTCGGCGACCAGGACCTGGCGGTGCGGGTGCGGCAGGTGGTGATCGCGCACCCCGACTGGAGCAGGGACCGGGTCGCCGACCACCTGGGGCACAGCGCCCGGCACCTCAACCGGCTGCTGGCCGAGGAGGGGCTGAGCTTCTCGGCCGTCCGGGAACGCACGCTCGAGCAGCTCGCCGTGCGCGCGCTCGAGCAGGGCGAACGGGTCGGCGACGTGGCGGTACGCCTGGGCTACTCCGACGAGACCGCGTTCACCCGGGCGTTCCGCCGCTGGCGCGGCCGCACGCCCGGCCAGGAACGGCAGCGGGCTCAGGTCGGGCGGTAG
- a CDS encoding putative quinol monooxygenase, with translation MSENLHVVATIPTDPAQGDAVRAGLNELVAATRAEEGNVSYTCYESAAAPGTFVMVEEWASQEAMDAHMTTPHMAKVFDVLGPALAGDVAIHPLRPIG, from the coding sequence ATGAGCGAGAACCTGCACGTCGTGGCCACCATCCCCACCGACCCCGCGCAGGGCGACGCCGTGCGCGCCGGGCTGAACGAGCTGGTCGCCGCGACCCGCGCCGAGGAGGGCAACGTCTCCTACACCTGCTACGAGTCCGCGGCGGCGCCCGGCACGTTCGTGATGGTCGAGGAGTGGGCCAGCCAGGAGGCGATGGACGCGCACATGACGACCCCGCACATGGCCAAGGTGTTCGACGTCCTCGGCCCCGCGCTGGCCGGCGACGTCGCCATCCACCCGCTGCGCCCGATCGGCTGA